The following DNA comes from Excalfactoria chinensis isolate bCotChi1 chromosome 5, bCotChi1.hap2, whole genome shotgun sequence.
AAGAGTACTGGGCTTTACAGGGAAAGTCATCAAACAAATGAACAGCGGTGACCCAAGGGGATCAGAAGTGCAGCGAGTTCCCTTCTCCACCAGAAGCAGCACCGCGTGCTTCCAATGGGTGACAGTGATGAAGTACAGCAGTTTCCAGGTAGTGCAATCACAAAGTGCCGCAAGAGCTCTTAGGGAAACCACTCCTCCCAGAGGCCTCCCATCCGCCACTGCCTGTGAGGTGCAGACGAAAGTGTTGATGTTTTGGGTTTCACTTCTCACCTGATCTGAGACACAATGTCAGTGAGGGCCCCCCCCTGCAGGAACTCCATCAGCACCCAGAGCTCCTCTCCCACCAGGTAGCTCTTGTACATCTCCACTACGTTGACATGCTGGTAGTCCCTCATTATCACCACCTGGAGGGAACACCACACAGGGAACAGCTGATCACCAAAGCACCACCAACCCTACCCACAAAGTCAGTACGATCGGTCAGTGCAGTTGTCTCCCTCCCACAGCCATTCTTTTCCTTGCTCCTAGCATAATTCTGTTAAGAAGATGCTTTCTCACTCTTCCCACCCCTCCTGTTACCACAGCTTATGGTGGGCAGCAGAACCCCACCTCattatacatatgcatatatgcatatacatatatgcaacTCATTATCCTCACCTCATTGAAAAGGAGCTCCCGGCGCTGCTGCTTCCTCAGATCCATCATCTTCACCGCCACCTGCCGCCCCGAGTGCTTCTCCCGAGCAATGCAGACGATGCCCGTGGACCCTTCCCCGATCTTTATGTAATTCTCCAGCAATGTCCGTGGATCCCCTTGGTCCACCACCATCCTAAGGGCAGCTTTGAACTGCTCGTGAGTCACAACCACCGGGTCTTCGCTCGCCGGCTGCCCTTTCGCAGAGGAGTCCTGGGGAAGGTGTAGGTTGCTGGAACTCGTCTGAGTTTGCCTGTTTCGGGGGGATCCGGCTGGTGACGGCCTGCCTTGGGGTGCTGCTATCGCCTTCTCTGCTGTCGGAGACTTCTGGGGGGTGCCGGCTTCAGAAATGAGCCTAGGGAAATCGGACGTGGGCTGATCCGATGGGAGGGACTGGGCTTTGGCCGCAGGGCTGCGCGGTGAGCCCCACTGCTGGGGCCTGAAGAAAGCAGTAGGCTttgggaaaaacagaaggagaagaaaggaaaagcgCTGGTTAGGTTAATGTGAAGCAgtaaggaggctgtggatgccccatccctgcaggcattcaaggccaggctggatgtggctccggGCAGCTTGGtctgctgctggttggtgaccctgcacacagcaggggttgggactggatgagcactgtgggcctttgcaacccaggccattgtGTGATTCAAATGAGGCTCCCAAGATatgagcaacaacaacaaaacacacacacaacaaaacccacagcaaaaGCAGCCCTGCTAAGAAGCATTCCAGCCTCGCCATCAAAACTCAGGGGCAACCTGAGTTGCAGAGCGTTTGAAAATCCTTTATCCCTCTGTGCCTCTGATCTTCCTGTatataaaaggaaagaagattcACGCCAAAGCTGTAAATCACTTTGAAGTCTTGGCCTAATTCCCTTTGGGTAATTACACTCTGCCTACTGAAAACTCTCCCCTCACATTCTGCTGGTACCTGCAGAGCGCTGCTGTCGATCAGACACGGAGTTAGCACTGTTCTGGGAACAGCACAGTgagcaaagcagctgcaggctgccatccCCGTACAGCCACCTGCACCTCACCCTACCCCCGGCTCACCGCTGCCCTCAGTGACTTTGGATCAGCAGTGCCCTTTCCTGGAGCACTCGAGGCCCTTTTGGAGGCTTCCCACTCAAGCTCCAAGCTGGCCCAACCCTGCTGGTTTATGAGATCCGCTAAGATCACAGCCTGCAGTGGCGTGGCTTTGGGATATGCATTCCCATGCTAACACCACACAGATCCCCCAAGCAGGAGAAATCTTGgagcgcacacacacactcaacCCTGGAAATGCTGAGCAATTAAAACAGCATCTAGCAGGCTGGGTACAAAATACACCATCCTTGCTTTGTTGCATTCACAGCAACGGTGGATCTGACGAGGCAGCGCTTCAGAAGGAGCAAAGCAACCATTCGTATTACAGCGCAAATAAGAACTTCAAAGCAGCTCTCGCAGTTCAGACCGACTGCTAACAAAGTTAATAGGGCGGGTGGGGGAACTGAAGGTAAgcaacagagggaaaaaaaacataaatgtttaAAGAACATTCATTTTCTCCCCGAAAATAATTGTCTAGACTTTAATTTCTATGCAGCTGGGCATTTCATCAAGGATTGGTGAGAATGGCAATGTCTGCATAAGCAGAGTCCCAGACTGTGGCTGTGTGGCTCCATgctggcactgtgctgctgcagtgctcaaACACGAGCTGTCAGAAGTTACTTCCTCTTCATTTCCCAGCTCCACCCCTGCAGTCCTGTGCAGACACGCTCATGGCAACCAAATATCTATTTCCCAACTCTTGTTTTGTCTCGagaaggaggggggaaaaaaggggagtTTTATATAACCTAGAGCATGCAAAAGGGCACAGCTTGCATGCAAGCTCGCACATGTTTGGCTAACCACACATCAGTATTGTTTCCTGCTCTGGGAATGTGACAGCCCCTGTGCACACAGCTCCAGTCTCTGGACGTTGTGCTGTGTCAGTGTTCTCCCGCTTCTCCCAGGCCAAAGCAAGGAGTGCTTCACCTTCCCTCTGCCTACAGACTGTCTGACAGCACGCTGGCAGGCTCAGCTGCAACCAGCTAACTCCTGAAGCAATCCTATTCTGCACGGGCAAAGCAACACATACCTATTGTAAGTGATGGCCATTTCCCAAATGGCAAGAGTGCGTTTGTGTTAGTACAATTGCATTTAAGTTACAACAGCAGAAGGACAATGATTAGCAAGTCCCCGACCTCCTTCTCAATCTACCTACCTGCACAGCTGTGCTAACAAGGCTTTCCCATGCAAATCTGGCTGCCATTTTGAGCTGTGCAGGACTGTGTATCTCCTCTGGCCAGGGCTATTTTGATTCCAGCATTAACCAAAGCATTAATGGCTGGTTGTGCATTGTTTGCAATCAGATTTGCTCAGCTGTGGAAAGAACCTCTGGGAGTGCAAAGGCAACACTGAGCtcaatgaaaaatactgaataattGTACCTTTATATGCAGGGAAGGGCCTGACTTGtttgagctgctggaggaggggaaCACGCTGCGTAACAGCCTCCTCTTCAAGCTGTTCTCCCTCGATttggagctggggctgccttCTCCTGAGGGCCTAGAGTTTGCCTGTCGTACCAGACAAGGTTGTGGCCAGCACTCTTCCGAGCTCCTTTTGCCCAACATGTCACCATcccctggcagagctggcaCGTGCTGCAGACAAGAAGCGCGCTggagacagctgctgtcagcatcCTGGAACTCCGAAGGCCCAAGGGACTGCGCTTTCACAACCATGCCATTGGGGTGAGATTGTCCGTCCAGCCTGGCTTTGTAATCTGGCCACATAGTCTGCCTTCGGGTCACCTTGGTCCCACCGTTGCAATTGAGGTAGTTTCCGTATTTGTCTGCCCACTCTGCCTCAGGGCTCTGAAGATACATGTCTGGGGGTCTGTCTTCCCCCAGGAGCCCAAGGGACTGAGCTCTCCTCCTGCTGGTGGGGCTCCTTCCCCTCAGAGTGTTGGAACTGATGGCAGAAAGCTTCTGGATATCGTTGAGTATCCCAGAGATGTAGCCTTCCACTTCCACGGTGCTGCCCCTCACGACCGTCTGCAAAATGCACAGGGAAGAGGCGAAAACATTTACAGCTGTAAAAACACGAGGCTCAGTTTGTTTGACAAAGGTTATGTTTTGTCTGCGTAGCCAAAACGGGCTCAGACTTCTTGAACAGAAGTggcactgctttcagagcagtggctcctgctgccctgcccttGCCTCCTAGTAGCCAAAACATCAGAGCAAAACTGGGATGTTGTCAGCAATCCTGGCTCCGTTGTGCTGGAGTTGTGCTCCTGAAGGAGTTACGGCATACTGCCATCTCCATCTGCCAAACATCACCTTGCTAGTCCAGTCTAAGGTCCATATCTCCCCCGTTGCACCCTCAGCACTGTTGTAATCAGCCTCCTTTAGTCTGGTTCTCTCCCATTTTTGATACTTCATTTTAATCTTGATCAGCGAAGACCACACTGTTCCTGCACTATATTCCTCCTCTGTTTTGCCAAGCTATTATAATTAAGAGTGACAAAAGAAGGGTCACACCGGCTCACAACTTGCCTTGTAAGCAAAGGATAAAGAACAAGGCATCCATCCAAACAAGCCGCAGCACTATAGAAGTCGGACATTTGAAGCTGTCAGTATATTATATGGCGTTCTACCTTGTTTATTCTAGAACTGAAAAGCATACAGAAGCTTTTTTAGGGCTGGAAACCAACACACCTCATTTCTTCACAGCAATTCACAGCACAGAATGCCTCCTACACTTTCACGAACCTCTGCCTGAGGAAAATCCTCCCCTGGAGTAATGGCAATCTCCTGTTTGCTAACTGAGCTCTGGGGGTTTTCTAAAGATGCTGAATTAATTACAGCAAGCCTAATATTTAGCTGGTGCAAAACAGCAACTCCAGTCATTTCAACAGAATGCCACCACGGTGAACAAAATGAGCATCTGGTTCGTTCAGAGTCTGGGAAtgaaaggcagcagagaaaGACTTTGCCAGGCAAGTTGAAGAAAGGATAACCCAACCCATGGGACGGGACGCACAGCATCACCTGCAGCAGGAAATTCTGCTCCCGTTGTACCATCCTCACCTCCCAGTTAAAACTTCCTACAATTGGACTCATGTCACTCCTGTTGCACTGCTTGGAGTCAGTTCTGCCTCCCCAGTGGGCAGTGAAATGGGAGTTAACTACATTCTGAAGTCATGCTTAAAGGCTGCACCAAATGAATGAGGACACATCCAAATTTGAGCCAAACCTCCCCCACCGAGATCATGCCTTTCTAAACCAAGATTTAGAAGTGAtatttttcatgagaaaaatCGACCTTTTCCAAGCTACTCGCAGCGcatgtttaaaaagaaggaTAAACTATGAAGAGTTGAGTTTAGGATCTTATGCACTTGCCCAGTTTGCTCTGGGAACGCCATAGGTAACAATGTCAAGAGCCCAAGGCAAGGCTTGGGAGAGATCCATCATCTCACCCTGACCCAAAAGCCTTTTACTTCACGATTGAAGGAAACTCCATTGCTCAAAATGAGTGTCTTGGTTTTGACAAATCCTTGCTGGCTGCCAGCTCTCACCCTGTTATCTATGGGAAGTGGTTGCAAATAGAAGACTTGCTTATTTGTTCCAGTTTCTTTCTGGGAATTGAAATTATTCTGCCTGATCTGTAATTCCTTGGATTTTGTTAGACCCAGATGACTTGAAAACATCCAACATATTTAAGAAGTCTCATATGTTTCTCTCTTATCCCAGCCTGAGCTCTTATCCCTCCGTGCTCGCGTTATGCTGGCCAGCTAATCACAGTTAACCTTTTCAATCaagtctgaagaaaaatcattaaacATTCCCAAACTCTCCGTGTCCTCTGTTATTatcttctttccaaaatgaacaGTGAACAAATCCCttccttcatcctcctcctcagTGTGTTTATGATGTTTCCTGAGTGCCCTTTATGTTCTCTGAGAATAACATCTCTCTTTGTGCCTTGGCCTTCCAGTTTTTTTCCCtacatacatttctttcttatttgcCCTTTCCAACTTGACCTAGTTTCCACCCATCTGAGCAATCCTCCCGCACTTTAAGCTCATTAGAGCTCTAACCAAGTTGGGCTCCTATTGTATATTTTCTCTGGTTCTATCACCTCCTATGTTTACCTCAAAGCAGATTCAGgacagcacaaaacaaaaggcagtaTACCTCCTCCCTTTTCATTTTACCTATTCTTTTCCCTTATAAATCAGCATCCTGTTCAAATGATACGCCATTTAAATTGCAGGGTTGGTTTTGCATTAGTACCCGCATTATGCTAAAATATAGTCCCATTTAGTCCCCAGAATTTCAGCAACTGTACACAAAAGGCTCTGGACGTTCAGCAGATAGACAGctatttccttttcagttccTCCTGAAATCCAAGTAGAAATATCTCTGTTTTGTGCCCTACCTTTCAGCCTTTAGGCCCTCGTAGGGCTGGGTtttgggttgtttctttttgttgttgttgcttttttaaacagagaacCAAAAGTTTCCACAGGCAAGCAAGACTTCAAATGCAGCCATTCTGCCACCACCTATAATTCCCTTTTCCCAGAGGTCAGTATGAATCTGCCTCTCTTCATATACCAGCTCCCTGAAGACACTTAGGAACACACAGTTTTCTGATGACCATTATTAATGGCAATCCAAGCAAGACAACCATCTGAATTCAGCCATCTGCAAGGATCGGAACCTTTTTCTCCTTATTGAAGGGCTTTCTTTAAGGAAATTCACCCGTTTCCTATGTCTCACTTTCCATTCAGATTGCTGTTTTACAAACCCTACTGGCCTAAACCCAAATATAGCCCTGCTCCTTGTTCTTCCTCATTCACTCAGACATCCATGAAGCTAGTGCTACCCCGCTCTCTCCCACTCAGGCTTCCCTGTCAACTTAATCACCAGCCAAACTTGCCCACCCACGAGAATGACGAGTTGGTTATTTGAACAGTGACATTACTGCAGCTGAGGACGCCATTGTCCTTATTTCTGATGAAATTGCTATAAACCCAAAAATAGTGTTACCAAAGCGCAGACCGCTCCCATCCACTGAATTCCTTACAGAACCCATCCTTAGTCCTGCTTGAGCACGTATACCTCAACATTCCCACCCTGCTGACCCAGGGAACTGGAAGAAGTAGTCCCCTTCTCTTACCTTCATAGGCTGCAGCTGCATCCGGGTGATCCTTGAAGGGTCCACCACTGGCTTGGGGCGCCTCAGCGTGTCTAGAATATTCTGCCATTGAGGTGGCAGGCCCACAAATTTGCCCTCTTTTGGGTCAAACGAAGTGTGGACACGATGCTCGAAGTTCTGCGGAGCTGAGATCTCGGGGcgtttcttcttcttcttgcgGAACATGATGCCTGAATGAGAGAAGGCTCATCAGTGCTCCTGTACGTCTggatcacagagtcatagaatggcttgggttgaaaaggaccacaatggtcaccccagtttcaacccccctgctgcgtgcagggttgccaaccaccagaccaggctgcccagagccacatccagcctggccttgaattcaTTCAAGGAatgcctccttgggcagcctgttccagtgcgtcaccaccctctgtgtcaaaaacttcctcctaagatccaacctaaagTCTAAGTTCAAacccattcccccttgtcctatcactatcctGGACGCTATCCGCCTGCTCTCTAACATCACGTATCAATTACATTAgctaattatattgtattaaaGTCATTCTCCAGTGACAAGCACTTGCACAGCCGTGGAGCTGACATGATTACGTTTGCTGATCTGTAGGAAATGTCCTAACAAACTGCTATTACTGCTGCAGTTCTCTAACAAATGGACCCAGATGTGCCGCTTCTgaacttctggaaataaaaggtCAGAGTGATGGTTGAAAAATAGCCAAAATCATTGTGAGGAAGGCAGCTCTTCTGAGTAAGTGGTTCCCGCAACTCTCAGTTAATAATCTTGTACCCATGACATTTCCCCAAGCCATTCACTGATTCGATACACACTATGGTAGGTTGTAAGCTACTCGCATTCAATATGGAAACACGTAACGTAACTCTAGCTCATGACACCGTACTCTGACCCAGCAGCCCCAAGAAGGGGAAGAGTTTCTATATCACAGATGGGTTTTTGCACCATCTACATCCCCAGCCATGCAATCCGTCCTTGGTGAAACACAGTCTTTGCATGCTGCCAACGCATACTGCAATCCATGGCTATTACAATAAACGTACAAAAGAGGCTGGAAGATGTTGAATGTATTCCAATGGAAACCCAAACACTTTATGGAGAGCTTAAGGGAAGAGAGGCTGTGCAACTCTGCAACTCCTCGAACACAGTGATCTGCCTCTAATGCCCCCAGGTGCTGCATGTTAACTATTAAGTATATCTGGAATACTGTATCCAGGGCTGAAGTTCTGAATTGCTGATCACACATCACTCATGGCAGCTGCTTGATCCACCAGAGCTGGGGCATTACAGTGATGTTACTGCTTTAAACTGTatctttccttctcctgctcCTAATCTCTCAGCTTCCAATCTTCATCCTGTCTCTCTTATGAGGAGATATTCAAGGCATAGCACACGCTGTCTTttaagtttgctttttaatggcTTCACATGGCCAGGGGTCCTGTAAAATGTGGTTTTAAACACACCGCAGCCATTAGCCCTTGCAATATCAATTGTTTTTGAACCACAAGACGAATGATCACAGCTAAACTACAAGGCTGAAAACGCTCAGATTTACAGCCTGGGTGACATCTCAGCCccaagcagaacagcagctcaaTGCCAACATATCGGTTTGCATAAGCGTAAACAACGTGCACTTGGGAATTTACATTACATGACCGTACCTGCCAATCAACACCTGGAACTCACTTAGTTCCTCCATACAAAAGCATCAAGTCCGAACACAGTACAACACTGGGCATCCTATGACATCTGCTTGATGTGGTCAGCATCAATCTTTGACCATAAAGACACCTGCCATATCAGACAGGTGGTTTAAAGGCACACTGCATCACCGGAAGCCATACACTGTTAAAAACAGTGATTGCAACTCGCTTGGATTTCGAGCAATCTGTGGAGGTTTTGCATCTCATGGAGAAGGTCTGTTTTTAAGCAGCCTCCTCTCACTTTGTGGCTTTCATGCAAGAGCTGCTTGTTTTCACTTCGAATATCCAGCTACAGAACgttgaaacagaaaacacaaaacaggcCTTTTCTAATTCAGCAAGGAATTAACACAGATACATCAAGCACCAAAGACTTTGTAAATCAAGACAAACCTGTATTGAAACGCAGACAGCATCCCTTTAATATAACAACACAAACACCGTGACACCGATATTACAATAACCTCCCAGACTTCAGTCCTTCCTTCACTGCTGACAATTGGAAGCAATGGcacaaacagaaagaataaaagtcACTACCACCAGACAAAAGCGGTCGGAGATTGAAATTCTCTCAGCGATCCATTCCTGCTGCCTGGGAAACCACGTTAGATTTTTCAGCTCCAGATAGAGCTGTTCCTAGATGATACAGTTCCAAAAGCTGTCACATCTGCCTGTGagcatgaggggaaaaaaatcccacagcaTCCAGAGCAGGGGGAGGGATCGGTGGGAAGGAGGGGCGAGAAGAGAGAAGGGTCAGGCTCCTAGGAGAGGGAGGGGTGGGAAGATTGGGGAtgggagagggaaaggggaaTCAGAGTTAGGAGCAGAGCAAGGACTGGGAGGACGTGGCAACCCACGGAGGAGCGGGGCACAGAATAAGAAGAAGTAGATAGATAAGCATTATCAGGAATTGCTCAGCACAAGAGTTCAAAGCAGCAGACAAAGAGGTGAGCTCACGCTTCTTCGAGCTGACTCGCCACCACCCTGCATTACATTCAGCGCTCTGCTCCGCTGGTGGAGATGTGCTGCACTTATCTATGCACATGCTCATTCACTCACACGTACGCTTGCTGATAGCAAAGCCAGCGGAGAGCTACTTCAGCCTCACTCGTGTAGCTTCCGGTTAAAAATAagctctccctccccctcctcgctgcagcagctgaactcACTCGGCGCTTATTCTGCTGGTCTCACAGATCTGGCCGCAGCTCGCTGCATCCCTCCCTGGGCAAGAGATAACGAGCAGTGCTCAGGCTGAAGCAAGCAGCTCCTGTGATTGCTAAACACTCCCTCAGCTGACAGTGCTGGCCAGCCAAGGGggggatggagaagggaagggaggaactCAGGACCTGAGGAACTGCAACATGTGGGTTGGAAGATGAAGGAGATCCCAGAGAAGCCACCATTTaaaggggatggggggggggggggtgtccaTATTTCCACATTTTGCTATACAGGTCACTAATTTAACACATTTCAAGTGCAGTAGAAGCTAAATAGGCCACTATCAATGTGTACTGTGTGCTTATGCGCTTATGTTTGTGTATACCTATGTCCATGAGAACACGCACAGATGGCAATTGCTGCATTCCATACCTTCTAAACCCCTCATGTTTACCCCCCTGAGGATTCCGACATGTTATTTATAACAAACTGCAGCTATCCACAGCATTCTgcagacaaagagaaatgacagGTTCCTTCCCTGAGGAGCTTCAAATCTGTGAGTGGCTTCACACagataaaacaataaaaaagacaacaaaggGTGGgcaaaaaaggggaaagaaaaggtaaataGTCTGAAATGGGATCTGAGAGCAGAGAGCCTCATCCCAACAGCCCACATTCATCTGCTGTACTCGTTTTAAAAATGCTGGGTTAG
Coding sequences within:
- the PAK6 gene encoding serine/threonine-protein kinase PAK 6 — translated: MFRKKKKKRPEISAPQNFEHRVHTSFDPKEGKFVGLPPQWQNILDTLRRPKPVVDPSRITRMQLQPMKTVVRGSTVEVEGYISGILNDIQKLSAISSNTLRGRSPTSRRRAQSLGLLGEDRPPDMYLQSPEAEWADKYGNYLNCNGGTKVTRRQTMWPDYKARLDGQSHPNGMVVKAQSLGPSEFQDADSSCLQRASCLQHVPALPGDGDMLGKRSSEECWPQPCLVRQANSRPSGEGSPSSKSRENSLKRRLLRSVFPSSSSSNKSGPSLHIKPTAFFRPQQWGSPRSPAAKAQSLPSDQPTSDFPRLISEAGTPQKSPTAEKAIAAPQGRPSPAGSPRNRQTQTSSSNLHLPQDSSAKGQPASEDPVVVTHEQFKAALRMVVDQGDPRTLLENYIKIGEGSTGIVCIAREKHSGRQVAVKMMDLRKQQRRELLFNEVVIMRDYQHVNVVEMYKSYLVGEELWVLMEFLQGGALTDIVSQIRLNEEQIATVCESVLQALSYLHSQGVIHRDIKSDSILLTLDGRVKLSDFGFCAQISKDVPKRKSLVGTPYWMAPEVIARVPYTTEVDIWSLGIMVIEMVDGEPPYFSDSPVQAMKRLRDSPPPKLKNFHRTSPVLRDFLERMLTREPLERATAQELLDHPFLLQTGLPECLVPLIQQYRKRTSTC